One genomic segment of Novosphingobium sp. RL4 includes these proteins:
- a CDS encoding c-type cytochrome, producing MIASKMRSMAVAAGALMTGAGITGAALLAGLAAHPAPLRAQAAPKAWAANCQSCHKADGSGMPGMFPRLSGRVGPMAGSKDARQWLISTVLYGQSGAITVDGKPIRGAMMPFGRLPDADVAAALNWVGKGGKPFTPAEVAAVRAAGGGSAAKNAEMRKKLEGAGQVR from the coding sequence GTGATTGCCAGCAAGATGCGGTCGATGGCGGTGGCCGCAGGTGCGCTCATGACAGGCGCAGGGATAACGGGCGCGGCGCTCCTGGCGGGGCTTGCGGCGCATCCCGCACCGCTGCGGGCGCAGGCCGCGCCGAAGGCCTGGGCGGCCAATTGCCAGTCCTGCCACAAGGCTGACGGCAGCGGCATGCCGGGCATGTTCCCGCGCCTTTCCGGGCGGGTGGGGCCGATGGCCGGCAGCAAGGATGCGCGCCAGTGGCTGATCTCCACCGTGCTTTATGGCCAGTCCGGCGCGATCACGGTGGATGGCAAGCCGATCCGCGGGGCCATGATGCCTTTCGGCCGCCTGCCCGACGCCGATGTCGCCGCCGCGCTCAACTGGGTGGGCAAGGGAGGCAAGCCCTTTACCCCGGCCGAAGTGGCTGCCGTTCGCGCGGCGGGCGGCGGCAGCGCGGCGAAGAATGCGGAGATGCGAAAGAAGCTCGAAGGCGCGGGACAGGTAAGGTAG
- a CDS encoding TonB-dependent receptor yields the protein MSNSAKLKIGLLCATMMSTSLAAAPAHAQSTAPAAAEDTADDGAIIVSATRRNTTLLETPINIAAIGSAELASEHIDDMRDLGAFTPGITITDTGPRGAGTVVMRGLSASDSSAGGNNTDNSIGMYLGDVPLYTDFKLIDLNRVEVLLGPQGTLYGLGTLAGAMRYMPNRPDPTAFSGEVYGRAYDVAHSSGLGYSGYGVLNIPIVRDSIAFRTVTGYYNDPGFIDYPFLLKQPGVSIPQPGSASDPMGTEAQQDANFAGKKDLNYEKTFTTRNQLGFVSPDFQAYLTYAFQQTKTGGRQATGAGVVGEGKYEAPWRYEEPSKRQSHLLSLEMSGNVADIAQAVFTSSYTKTKQRQSNDNTDLLLDLDYGYELFPAFSSYSPSVATQSQYTQEVRLVSTHGGPFSWVLGGFWNRLKTTSDRQEIVPGYPAWAGIDRPDEVEYASYVDTKTDEKAIYGEGTFHITKEWQFTGGLRYFKYAADVTGGTALPLGQPYPPINFRSRSGSTGDDGFVWKFNTSYNITPDMMVYATYSKGYRIGGVNRVAPCVVPLPAGQNLCALPDELFFGPDKVKNAEIGFRAQVLDNRLTFNLSGFYIKWQGIQLDGQTVNGAIGITTNGGAAVSKGVDFSFTARPIAGLNIRGNYSYLDAHLTEDVPDLLSVAGGDLVSVYDGDRLPGSAKNSGALGVTYDFPIGANSMVLGWTATYTGGIYTRPGLRGGGERLPSYVMHRANVTYKTDAYEIGLFANNIFDKYAVTGVSNDLTRYGLVNDGIVSRYYARSVAQPRVIGIEGRVKF from the coding sequence ATGTCGAACAGCGCCAAACTGAAGATCGGGCTGCTCTGCGCTACAATGATGTCCACGTCGCTGGCCGCCGCGCCGGCCCATGCCCAGTCCACCGCACCCGCCGCCGCGGAAGACACGGCGGATGACGGCGCCATCATCGTTTCGGCCACGCGCCGCAACACCACGCTTCTGGAAACGCCGATCAACATCGCGGCAATCGGCTCGGCCGAACTCGCCAGCGAGCACATCGACGACATGCGCGACCTCGGCGCCTTCACGCCGGGCATCACCATCACCGACACCGGCCCGCGCGGCGCCGGCACCGTGGTCATGCGCGGTCTTTCCGCCAGCGATTCCAGCGCGGGCGGCAACAACACGGACAACTCGATCGGCATGTACCTGGGCGACGTGCCGCTCTACACCGACTTCAAGCTGATCGACCTCAACCGCGTCGAGGTCCTGCTTGGCCCGCAAGGCACGCTTTACGGCCTCGGCACGCTGGCGGGCGCGATGCGCTACATGCCCAACCGCCCCGACCCGACGGCGTTCTCCGGCGAAGTCTACGGCCGCGCCTACGACGTCGCCCATTCGAGCGGCCTGGGCTATTCGGGCTACGGCGTGCTGAACATCCCGATCGTCCGGGATTCGATCGCCTTCCGCACCGTCACCGGCTACTACAACGACCCCGGCTTCATCGACTATCCGTTCCTGCTGAAGCAGCCGGGCGTCTCGATCCCGCAGCCGGGCAGCGCTTCCGACCCGATGGGCACCGAAGCCCAGCAGGACGCCAACTTCGCGGGCAAGAAGGACCTCAACTACGAGAAGACCTTCACCACCCGCAACCAGCTCGGCTTCGTCTCGCCGGACTTCCAGGCCTATCTCACTTACGCCTTCCAGCAGACCAAGACGGGCGGCCGCCAGGCCACCGGCGCCGGCGTGGTGGGCGAAGGCAAGTACGAGGCCCCGTGGCGCTACGAGGAACCGTCCAAGCGCCAGTCGCACCTGCTGTCGCTGGAAATGAGCGGCAACGTGGCCGACATCGCGCAGGCCGTGTTCACCTCGTCCTACACCAAGACCAAGCAGCGCCAGTCGAACGACAACACCGACCTGCTGCTCGATCTCGACTATGGCTATGAGCTGTTCCCCGCATTCTCGAGCTATTCGCCCTCGGTGGCGACCCAGTCGCAGTACACGCAGGAAGTCCGCCTCGTCTCCACGCACGGCGGCCCCTTCAGCTGGGTGCTCGGCGGGTTCTGGAACCGGCTGAAGACGACCTCGGATCGCCAGGAAATCGTCCCCGGCTACCCCGCCTGGGCCGGTATCGACCGTCCCGACGAAGTGGAATACGCCTCCTACGTCGATACCAAGACCGACGAGAAGGCGATCTACGGCGAAGGCACCTTCCACATCACCAAGGAATGGCAGTTCACCGGCGGGCTGCGCTACTTCAAGTATGCGGCCGACGTGACCGGCGGCACCGCCCTGCCGCTGGGCCAGCCCTATCCGCCGATCAACTTCCGCTCGCGCTCCGGCTCGACCGGGGACGACGGCTTCGTCTGGAAATTCAACACCTCGTACAACATCACGCCCGACATGATGGTCTATGCCACCTATTCGAAGGGCTACCGCATCGGCGGCGTCAACCGCGTGGCGCCCTGCGTGGTGCCGCTTCCGGCCGGCCAGAACCTCTGCGCCCTGCCCGACGAGCTGTTCTTCGGCCCCGACAAGGTCAAGAACGCCGAAATCGGGTTCCGCGCCCAGGTGCTCGACAACCGCCTGACCTTCAATCTCTCCGGCTTCTACATCAAGTGGCAGGGCATCCAGCTTGACGGCCAGACCGTCAACGGCGCCATCGGCATCACCACCAACGGCGGCGCGGCGGTATCGAAGGGCGTGGACTTCTCGTTCACGGCGCGTCCCATCGCCGGCCTCAACATCCGCGGCAACTACTCCTACCTCGACGCCCACCTGACCGAGGACGTGCCCGACCTGCTTTCCGTGGCGGGCGGAGACCTCGTGAGCGTCTACGACGGGGACCGCCTGCCGGGCTCCGCCAAGAACTCGGGCGCGCTGGGCGTGACTTACGACTTCCCGATCGGCGCCAATTCGATGGTGCTGGGCTGGACGGCGACTTACACCGGCGGCATCTACACCCGTCCGGGCCTGCGCGGCGGCGGCGAGCGTCTGCCGTCCTACGTGATGCACCGCGCCAATGTGACCTACAAGACCGACGCCTACGAGATCGGCCTGTTCGCGAACAACATCTTCGACAAGTACGCGGTCACCGGCGTCAGCAACGACCTGACCCGCTACGGCCTCGTCAACGACGGGATCGTGTCGCGCTACTATGCCCGCTCGGTCGCGCAGCCGCGTGTGATCGGCATCGAGGGCCGCGTGAAGTTCTGA
- a CDS encoding tetratricopeptide repeat-containing sulfotransferase family protein: MAAAQAQVQSRPAEAEGYFLVGLIAAEAGQVARAVPLIEQALGREPANPEYLAQYARLLILLRRDGEAAAAARAGLAASGSDARTLDTLGCVLARLGDHEATLAPFAAAAGQEPGNLDYRYNLAAACGFTGRVEEARGHYETILQADPGDARTHYALSILSRQTRGDNHVERLEAATARASTPEDLLRLRYALAKELEDIGEPERAFAALSAANAGHKRATGYRFAQDETIFDALEAAFADVPAAASGHSDPAPIFVVGMPRTGTTLVDRILSSHPEVGSAGELQAMPLAIKQAAATPSRKVLDAETIAAAMRADPAEIGRLYSARAAHHRPAGKPRFVDKLPANFLNIGHILRALPNARIVCLRRAPMDTVWSNFRNLFAASSPYYAYSYDLMDTARYFARFDRLMALWERHYPGRVLSLGYEALVAGQERETRRLLEHCGLPWDAACLSFHENRAAVATPSAAQVRRRLNADGIGRWKTHEAGMAEVRAFFEGLGIEAG, translated from the coding sequence ATGGCGGCGGCGCAGGCACAGGTCCAGTCGCGACCGGCCGAGGCGGAAGGCTATTTCCTTGTCGGGCTGATCGCTGCGGAGGCGGGGCAGGTGGCCAGGGCCGTGCCGCTGATCGAGCAGGCGCTCGGCCGCGAGCCCGCCAATCCCGAATACCTTGCGCAATATGCGCGGCTGCTGATCCTGCTGCGCCGCGATGGTGAGGCGGCGGCAGCGGCGCGGGCCGGGCTCGCCGCGTCCGGAAGCGATGCGCGCACGCTCGATACGCTGGGCTGCGTACTGGCGCGGCTGGGCGACCACGAGGCCACTCTGGCGCCTTTTGCGGCGGCGGCGGGGCAGGAGCCGGGCAACCTCGATTATCGCTACAATCTGGCGGCCGCCTGCGGCTTTACCGGCAGGGTCGAGGAAGCGCGCGGACACTACGAGACGATCCTGCAGGCCGATCCCGGCGATGCGCGCACGCATTACGCGCTCTCGATCCTTTCGCGCCAGACCCGCGGGGACAACCATGTCGAGCGGCTGGAGGCGGCCACGGCGCGCGCCAGTACCCCGGAAGACCTGCTGCGCCTGCGTTATGCGCTGGCCAAGGAGCTGGAGGATATCGGCGAGCCCGAACGGGCCTTCGCCGCGCTTTCGGCCGCCAATGCCGGGCACAAGCGCGCCACGGGCTATCGGTTTGCGCAGGACGAGACGATCTTCGATGCCCTTGAGGCGGCGTTCGCCGATGTGCCTGCGGCAGCATCCGGCCATTCCGATCCGGCGCCGATCTTCGTGGTCGGCATGCCGCGCACCGGGACGACGCTGGTGGACCGCATTCTCTCCTCGCACCCGGAAGTCGGCTCGGCGGGGGAATTGCAGGCCATGCCGCTGGCGATCAAGCAAGCCGCCGCCACACCTTCGCGCAAGGTTCTCGATGCCGAGACGATCGCGGCCGCCATGCGCGCCGATCCGGCGGAAATCGGCCGGCTCTATTCCGCCCGCGCGGCCCATCACCGCCCTGCCGGCAAGCCGCGCTTCGTGGACAAGCTGCCTGCCAATTTCCTCAATATCGGGCATATCCTGCGGGCGCTGCCGAATGCGCGGATCGTCTGCCTGCGCCGGGCGCCGATGGACACGGTGTGGAGCAATTTCCGCAATCTCTTCGCGGCATCCTCGCCTTATTACGCCTATTCCTACGACCTCATGGACACGGCACGCTATTTTGCGCGGTTCGACCGGCTGATGGCGCTGTGGGAGCGGCACTATCCGGGGCGCGTGCTCTCGCTGGGATATGAGGCGCTGGTGGCCGGGCAGGAACGGGAGACGCGGCGCCTGCTGGAGCACTGCGGCCTGCCGTGGGACGCAGCGTGCCTGTCCTTCCACGAGAACCGCGCTGCCGTGGCGACGCCAAGCGCGGCGCAGGTCCGCCGCCGGCTCAATGCCGACGGGATCGGGCGGTGGAAGACGCATGAGGCCGGGATGGCCGAAGTGCGGGCGTTCTTCGAAGGGCTGGGGATCGAGGCAGGCTGA
- a CDS encoding agmatinase family protein gives MTSISAVTGWSLAAAAAVAGALTADIPTRNAATPAPVMPAEDDMGKPKPLELPEDVAQKLSVLAPEKLDFVKSGMTGRYVEKDKLFERVRAMPAQELVAYIDAIYALSAEVEYKAGRDKLAIPLDTSSPWFNAWKLRRPTSLDPRREAGPVDLGRYIGGYGGGFATFANAPVAWTPEDLKAGKVDVAIVGAPLDMGSGWRNAIDGPRALRMTGGAGGNDMYSMISPNAELNIVDYGDIAVDQNSTERSVDHVREVVAEIAKTGAIPIVIGGDHSLEYPNVAAAADVYGKGKVGVVHFDSHYDIGRGRVHLLDHGQPVYRVLSEGHVNAKDYIQVGLRARGPDLETFGWMRNKGMRYHTMVEVERDGWDKVMKAALAEARQNTKKLWISFDVDVLDPAFMPGTGTPVPGGLTVREAQPIMRRLCAENDIAGIDIVEVAPYLDTSYKTALNSNYLLNACLSGIAMRRKGLKPGYFSPVSVQDARGRS, from the coding sequence ATGACGTCAATCAGCGCCGTCACAGGTTGGAGCCTGGCAGCCGCGGCAGCGGTAGCCGGAGCGCTGACCGCAGACATTCCCACGCGTAACGCGGCCACGCCCGCGCCGGTCATGCCGGCCGAGGACGACATGGGGAAACCCAAGCCGCTCGAACTGCCGGAGGACGTTGCGCAGAAGCTTTCCGTCCTCGCGCCCGAAAAGCTGGACTTCGTGAAAAGCGGCATGACCGGCCGCTATGTCGAGAAGGACAAGCTGTTCGAACGCGTGCGGGCGATGCCGGCGCAGGAACTGGTCGCCTATATCGATGCGATCTACGCACTTTCCGCCGAAGTGGAATACAAGGCCGGGCGGGACAAGCTGGCGATCCCGCTGGACACCAGTTCGCCCTGGTTCAACGCCTGGAAGCTGCGCCGCCCCACCTCGCTCGATCCCAGGCGCGAAGCCGGACCGGTGGACCTCGGGCGCTATATCGGCGGCTATGGCGGCGGCTTCGCCACCTTCGCCAATGCCCCGGTCGCCTGGACGCCGGAGGACCTCAAGGCCGGCAAGGTGGACGTTGCCATCGTCGGCGCCCCGCTCGACATGGGTTCGGGCTGGCGCAATGCCATCGACGGTCCGCGCGCCCTGCGCATGACCGGCGGCGCCGGCGGCAATGACATGTATTCGATGATCAGCCCCAACGCGGAGCTGAACATCGTCGATTACGGCGACATCGCCGTGGACCAGAACTCCACCGAGCGCAGCGTCGACCATGTCCGCGAGGTCGTGGCGGAAATCGCGAAGACCGGCGCCATCCCGATCGTGATCGGCGGCGATCACAGCCTTGAATATCCCAATGTCGCCGCCGCCGCCGATGTCTACGGCAAGGGCAAGGTCGGCGTCGTCCACTTCGATTCCCACTACGATATCGGGCGCGGGCGCGTGCACCTGCTGGACCACGGCCAGCCGGTCTACCGGGTGCTGAGCGAAGGCCATGTCAACGCGAAGGACTATATCCAGGTCGGCCTGCGCGCGCGGGGGCCGGACCTCGAAACCTTCGGCTGGATGCGCAACAAGGGCATGCGCTATCACACGATGGTCGAAGTGGAGCGGGACGGCTGGGACAAGGTGATGAAGGCCGCGCTCGCCGAAGCGCGCCAGAACACCAAGAAGCTGTGGATCTCGTTCGACGTCGACGTGCTGGACCCGGCCTTCATGCCCGGCACCGGCACCCCCGTTCCCGGCGGCCTCACCGTGCGCGAGGCGCAGCCGATCATGCGCCGCCTCTGTGCCGAGAACGACATCGCCGGCATCGATATCGTCGAAGTCGCCCCCTATCTCGACACCAGCTACAAGACCGCGCTCAACAGCAATTACCTGCTGAACGCCTGTCTTTCCGGCATCGCCATGCGCCGCAAGGGCCTCAAGCCCGGCTATTTCAGCCCCGTGTCCGTGCAGGACGCGCGCGGT
- a CDS encoding HupE/UreJ family protein: protein MWSPDVLRFLAVLLLALGLSPAPAMADVFRVGEFTLQRGSDPGTYELTASVPNVLASNDALGLPTGCAETDRERFVEAVVVRYAIRFTCQGGFPPEAQIVTPWGVDGGTFTSALGGAMVKMPLQSDGDKLLLPLADTAPQARPLPEVARYYTVEGVVHILGGWDHLCFVLCLCLLARGRFLLALVTTFTLGHSLSLALAFFDVIHVPVPPVEAVIALSIAFMAREAIMTRQNGGEIDPAQRRRQLAVVAGFGLLHGLGFATVLRELGVAPGERASGLLFFNAGVELGQLLFVSAVLGVMAVAGIFDRSEPVRRAALYFAGIVGCFWAIERVAGFSLGIA, encoded by the coding sequence ATGTGGAGTCCTGACGTGCTGCGCTTCCTTGCCGTTCTCCTGCTTGCCCTCGGCCTGTCGCCCGCACCGGCCATGGCGGACGTTTTCCGCGTCGGCGAGTTCACGCTCCAGCGCGGCAGCGATCCCGGCACTTACGAACTGACCGCCAGCGTGCCCAACGTGCTGGCCAGCAACGATGCGCTGGGCCTGCCGACCGGCTGCGCGGAAACGGACCGCGAGCGGTTCGTGGAGGCGGTGGTGGTGCGCTATGCCATTCGTTTCACCTGCCAGGGCGGCTTCCCGCCCGAAGCGCAGATCGTCACGCCGTGGGGGGTGGACGGCGGCACGTTCACCTCGGCGCTGGGCGGGGCGATGGTGAAGATGCCGCTCCAGTCGGACGGCGACAAGCTGCTTTTGCCGCTGGCCGACACCGCTCCGCAGGCGCGGCCGCTGCCCGAAGTGGCGCGCTACTATACGGTCGAGGGCGTGGTCCACATCCTGGGCGGCTGGGACCACCTCTGTTTCGTGCTCTGCCTGTGCCTGCTGGCACGGGGGCGTTTCCTGCTGGCGCTGGTAACGACTTTCACGCTCGGCCATTCGCTCAGCCTGGCGCTGGCGTTCTTCGATGTGATCCATGTGCCGGTGCCGCCGGTGGAGGCGGTGATCGCGCTGTCCATCGCCTTCATGGCGCGCGAGGCGATCATGACCCGGCAGAACGGCGGCGAGATCGATCCGGCCCAGCGCCGCCGCCAGCTTGCCGTGGTGGCGGGGTTCGGCCTGCTTCACGGCCTCGGTTTCGCAACGGTGCTGCGCGAACTCGGCGTTGCGCCGGGTGAGCGGGCGAGCGGCCTGCTGTTCTTCAATGCCGGTGTCGAACTGGGCCAGTTGCTGTTCGTTTCCGCCGTGCTCGGCGTGATGGCGGTGGCGGGGATCTTCGACCGGAGCGAGCCAGTGCGCCGGGCCGCGCTCTACTTTGCCGGGATCGTGGGCTGTTTCTGGGCGATCGAACGCGTGGCCGGCTTCAGCCTGGGGATCGCGTGA
- a CDS encoding (2Fe-2S)-binding protein, translating into MAIRFTLNGAARELDTDPEKPLLWALREDMGLPGTKFGCGAGLCGACTVHLEGAAIRSCLTPVGAIEGQSVTTIEGVAALDAGRRVGAAWRELDVPQCGYCQAGQIMSAVALLTETPDPDDAAIDAAMAGNLCRCSTYVRIRAGIKAAAKARGAAA; encoded by the coding sequence ATGGCAATCCGCTTCACGCTGAACGGCGCAGCGAGGGAACTCGACACCGATCCGGAGAAACCGCTGCTCTGGGCCCTGCGTGAGGACATGGGCCTGCCGGGCACCAAGTTCGGCTGCGGCGCGGGGCTCTGCGGGGCCTGCACCGTCCATCTCGAAGGCGCCGCCATCCGTTCCTGCCTGACGCCGGTAGGCGCGATCGAGGGGCAGTCGGTCACCACTATCGAAGGCGTGGCCGCGCTTGACGCAGGACGCCGCGTGGGAGCGGCCTGGCGCGAGCTCGACGTGCCCCAGTGCGGATATTGCCAGGCGGGCCAGATCATGAGCGCCGTGGCGCTGCTTACCGAGACGCCCGATCCGGACGATGCCGCCATCGACGCGGCCATGGCCGGAAACCTCTGCCGCTGCTCGACTTATGTCCGCATCCGCGCCGGTATCAAGGCCGCCGCCAAAGCCCGGGGGGCAGCGGCATGA
- a CDS encoding xanthine dehydrogenase family protein molybdopterin-binding subunit, with protein MMAADISRRRFVGASLLAGGGLLLDIAIPLPAHAAQASAGEPRVLTAFIRILPGNRFVIGGKNAEIGQGAKTSLPMMIAEEFDVDWDQVTVEQTHADQLLFGAQSAGGSRTTPREWLPMRQAGAAARAMMVAAAARQWNVPEDGLTTGSGIVTDRRSGRSVAYVDLAPIAAALAVPDPASLKLKDPADFRVIGKPIPGVDTPAIVAGQPLFGIDHRQPGMLHAVLETSPAVGGKLKSANLDEVRALPGVRHVVTIAGDGQAESLFDGVAILSESFWSANKARESLRAEWDDSAQLGFSTQGYAVQAAEALKGAGAGEVLRKGDIDAVFAGAAKTVTARYEYPFLAHGTLEPQNCTALFRDGAVEIWAPTQNPESGRGLVAKALGIAPDKVRINLTRIGGGFGRRLMNDYMVQAAAIAARVPGTPVKLLYTRQDDFRRDFYRPAGWHAFAAALDGQGRLVGLRDHAVSFGKDGTPTRAGELPAALVPANLVDAVLLEQTLLATNLPTGWLRAPGSNALGFVSQAFLDEVAQAAGKDLPSLMLELLGAPRSLPGEGRGPVFKTGRARGVIEKVMAMADWQGRAKLPKGRGKGFAFYFSHAGYFAEVVEVSVSEGQVAVHEVWAAGDVGSQIVNPLNALHQVQGSVIEGLGQALAGQNVTQVAGVVEQQNFDAHPFQRIDATPKINVEFVTTDNPPTGLGEPALPPVIPAMVNAIFAVTGRRVRSLPVDLSAPA; from the coding sequence ATGATGGCAGCAGATATCTCACGCCGCCGCTTCGTCGGCGCCTCGCTGCTGGCCGGCGGCGGTCTCCTCCTGGATATTGCGATCCCTCTGCCGGCCCATGCCGCGCAGGCATCGGCCGGAGAACCCCGGGTCCTCACCGCCTTCATTCGCATCCTGCCCGGCAATCGCTTCGTGATCGGCGGGAAGAACGCCGAGATCGGGCAGGGCGCCAAGACCTCTCTGCCGATGATGATCGCCGAGGAATTCGACGTGGACTGGGATCAGGTCACGGTCGAGCAGACACACGCGGACCAGTTGTTGTTCGGCGCGCAGAGCGCGGGCGGAAGCCGCACCACGCCGCGCGAATGGCTGCCGATGCGGCAGGCGGGCGCGGCGGCGCGGGCCATGATGGTGGCGGCGGCGGCCCGCCAATGGAATGTCCCGGAAGACGGCCTGACAACCGGCAGCGGCATCGTCACCGACCGGCGCTCGGGCCGTTCGGTGGCCTATGTCGATCTCGCCCCGATCGCCGCGGCTCTGGCCGTTCCCGACCCCGCCTCGCTGAAGCTCAAGGACCCGGCGGACTTTCGCGTGATCGGCAAGCCGATTCCCGGTGTCGATACACCGGCCATCGTCGCGGGACAGCCCCTGTTCGGGATCGACCACCGGCAACCGGGCATGCTCCACGCGGTGCTGGAAACCAGTCCGGCGGTCGGCGGCAAGCTGAAGAGCGCCAATCTCGACGAAGTGCGCGCCTTGCCCGGCGTGCGCCACGTCGTGACCATCGCCGGAGACGGTCAGGCGGAATCGCTGTTCGACGGGGTGGCGATCCTGTCCGAGAGCTTCTGGTCCGCGAACAAGGCGCGCGAGAGCCTGAGGGCCGAGTGGGACGACAGCGCGCAGCTGGGGTTCTCCACCCAGGGCTATGCCGTTCAGGCCGCGGAAGCGCTCAAGGGGGCGGGGGCGGGCGAAGTCCTGCGCAAGGGGGATATCGATGCGGTGTTCGCCGGAGCGGCGAAAACCGTGACGGCGCGCTATGAATATCCGTTCCTGGCGCACGGCACGCTGGAGCCGCAAAACTGCACGGCCCTGTTCCGCGACGGCGCCGTCGAGATATGGGCGCCCACCCAGAACCCCGAAAGCGGACGCGGGCTGGTGGCCAAGGCGCTGGGGATCGCGCCGGACAAGGTGCGCATCAACCTCACGCGGATCGGCGGCGGCTTCGGGCGGCGCTTGATGAACGACTACATGGTGCAGGCCGCCGCGATCGCCGCCAGGGTGCCGGGCACGCCGGTGAAGCTGCTCTATACCCGGCAGGACGATTTCCGGCGCGATTTCTACCGTCCGGCAGGATGGCACGCCTTTGCCGCCGCGCTTGACGGGCAGGGGCGGCTGGTGGGATTGCGCGATCATGCGGTCAGCTTCGGCAAGGACGGCACACCGACCCGCGCGGGGGAACTGCCCGCTGCGCTGGTGCCGGCAAACCTCGTGGATGCGGTGCTGCTCGAACAGACCCTGCTGGCCACCAACCTGCCCACCGGCTGGTTGCGGGCGCCGGGATCGAATGCGCTCGGCTTCGTTTCGCAGGCCTTCCTCGATGAAGTGGCGCAAGCGGCAGGGAAGGACCTGCCGTCGCTGATGCTGGAACTTCTGGGCGCGCCGCGCAGCCTTCCGGGCGAAGGGCGCGGGCCGGTGTTCAAGACGGGGCGGGCGCGCGGCGTGATCGAGAAAGTGATGGCGATGGCCGACTGGCAGGGCCGTGCAAAGCTGCCGAAAGGGCGCGGCAAGGGATTTGCCTTCTATTTCAGCCATGCCGGATACTTCGCCGAAGTGGTGGAGGTTTCCGTTTCGGAAGGCCAGGTCGCGGTTCACGAAGTGTGGGCGGCGGGCGATGTCGGCAGCCAGATCGTCAATCCCCTCAACGCGCTGCACCAGGTGCAGGGCTCGGTGATCGAGGGGCTGGGACAGGCGCTGGCGGGGCAGAACGTCACGCAGGTCGCAGGCGTGGTGGAGCAGCAGAACTTCGATGCCCATCCCTTCCAGCGCATCGACGCGACGCCGAAGATCAACGTGGAGTTCGTCACGACCGACAATCCTCCCACCGGTCTTGGCGAACCGGCGCTGCCGCCGGTAATCCCGGCCATGGTCAACGCGATCTTCGCGGTAACCGGACGGCGGGTGCGCAGCCTGCCGGTCGATCTGTCGGCACCGGCCTGA
- a CDS encoding peptidyl-prolyl cis-trans isomerase translates to MGHMIAAIRQRAPRDPFVVFLISAAAIFALYWAVAGRKETIEVPLSVQRSLDDDYSLMTGHQPDARARQKLVDDYVGNELLFREAVQRGMHMTDKTTKQRLIDRVRFMISGAPPEPSEDQLMTWYAGHQDLYRAEPWVSLKHVFFERKPADAAAVLAKLNGGGSVAGDEFWMGHDLSKYGISMLRGMFGESFLDSVEKQPEGKWAGPLRSSRGWHFVEVTARGKDQLLPYTDAREQVKQDYQADQTGTAVRREIARLRQDYAVHVES, encoded by the coding sequence ATGGGTCACATGATCGCCGCCATCCGCCAGCGGGCGCCACGCGATCCCTTCGTCGTCTTCCTGATCTCGGCGGCTGCGATCTTCGCGCTCTACTGGGCGGTTGCCGGGCGCAAGGAGACGATCGAGGTGCCGCTTTCGGTGCAGCGTAGCCTCGATGACGACTACAGCCTGATGACCGGGCACCAGCCCGATGCCCGGGCGCGGCAGAAGCTGGTGGACGATTACGTCGGCAACGAACTGCTGTTCCGCGAGGCGGTGCAGCGCGGCATGCACATGACCGACAAGACCACCAAGCAGCGCCTGATCGACCGCGTGCGCTTCATGATCAGCGGTGCGCCGCCAGAACCGAGCGAGGACCAGCTCATGACCTGGTACGCCGGCCACCAGGACCTCTACCGCGCCGAGCCATGGGTTTCGCTGAAGCACGTCTTCTTCGAACGCAAGCCCGCCGATGCCGCCGCCGTGCTGGCGAAGCTGAACGGGGGCGGCAGCGTTGCCGGCGATGAATTCTGGATGGGCCACGACCTGTCGAAATACGGGATTTCGATGCTGCGCGGCATGTTCGGGGAAAGCTTCCTGGACAGCGTGGAAAAGCAGCCCGAGGGCAAGTGGGCGGGGCCGCTGCGTTCCTCTCGCGGGTGGCACTTCGTGGAAGTGACGGCACGGGGCAAGGACCAGCTGCTGCCTTACACCGACGCCCGCGAACAAGTGAAGCAGGACTATCAGGCCGACCAGACCGGCACGGCAGTGCGCAGGGAAATCGCGCGGCTGCGGCAGGATTACGCGGTCCATGTGGAGTCCTGA